The window GTAAGATTATCTCTAAAGTAGAGAGGGCTGGGTTTGGGGCTGAGAAATATGTTGAAAAGACGAAGAAGGAGAGGGCCGGCGATGCAGAAGATATGGAACTTGCCATTAGAAAGACCAGGCACCGCCTGATTATGAATATTATTCTGGCCATCCCGCTTCTCTATATTTCTATGGGGCATATGGTACCTTTCCCAATGCCTCTTCCTAAGTTTTTGGATATGCATGAAAGTCCGCTGAACTTTGCACTTGCCCAGCTGGTATTGACTACCTGGATTCTCATCAACGGGAGAAAGTTTTATACAGTAGGCTTTAAAAGCTTTTTTAAAGGACATCCCAATATGGATTCCCTGGTGGCCCTTGGGACGGGAAGTGCATTTCTGTACAGCCTTGTGATGACATTCAGGATACCTTATGATATGGATGCAGTCCACAACCTTTATTTTGAGTCTGCGGCTATTGTGGTGACTCTTGTCATGGTAGGAAAGTATATGGAGGGCAGAAGCAAAGGAAAGACCACAGAGGCCATACGGAAACTGATGGAATTAGCACCTGACACAGCAATTGTGATACGCGACGGTGAACACAGGGAGGTACCTGTAGAGGAAGTAAAAACAGGTGAACTTGTACTGGTCAGGCCTGGAAGCCGCATACCTCTGGACGGCATAGTGGCAGAGGGGCATACTACAGTGGATGAGTCCATGCTGACCGGTGAGAGCATTCCGGTGGAAAAGGCCCCTGGCGAAGAAATAATTGGAGGAAGTGTGAACTATCAGGGCGCTGTCACGGTACAGGTTACAAGGGTGGGGGCAGATACTACTCTGGCAAAGATTGTCCGCCTGATGGAAGACGCACAGGGGAAGAAAGCCCCTATATCCAAATTGGCGGATGTTGTGGCGGGATACTTTGTCCCTGCAGTTATGGCTATTGCAGTGATAGCTTCCATTGTATGGATACTTCTGGGATATGAATTGACATTTGTACTGACAATTTTTGTGTCAGTATTGGTTATAGCGTGTCCCTGCGCGTTAGGGCTTGCCACGCCTACGGCTATTATGGTCGGGACTGGACTGGGCGCCAGCCACGGCATCCTGATAAAAAGCGGGGAGGCTCTGGAGATGAGCCATAAAGCGGACACAGTTGTCTTGGATAAAACGGGCACAGTGACAGAAGGGCGTCCCAAAGTGATTGAGGTGCGCGCTGAGAAAATGTCCCAGGAAGAACTTTTAAAAATAGCGGCATCCTGTGAACAGGTTTCGGAACATCCACTCGGGCAGGCCATTGTGGAGGAAGCTAAGGCAAGAAATATAAAGCTTGAAAAAGTGGAAGAATTCCAAAGCATTACCGGCCAGGGAATCCGTGCCATGGTGGACGGAAAGCTCTACTTTATCGGGAATAAGAGGCTGTGCGAGGAGCAGAAGATTTCTCTGGGGGTTTATGAGAAAGCGGCAGGAGAGTTTGCGGATAAAGGCCAGACTCCAATGTTTCTGGCAGAAGGGGTTAAGGAAGGGGAGATGGAGGCAGCGGGAGTCATCAGCGTGGCCGACCCGGTGAAGCCTACCAGCCGCGAAGCTATCGCCCATATGCAGAAGCAGGGCCTTCAGGTTTATATCCTAACTGGGGATAATAAAAGGACAGCTGAATATATAGCAAAACAGGTGGGGGCAGATCAGGTGATTGCCGAAGTAATGCCTGGGGATAAGGCAGGCGTAGTAGAAAGATTACAAGAAGAAGGGAAATGTGTTATGATGGTGGGGGACGGCATCAATGATGCCCCAGCCCTGGTG of the Luxibacter massiliensis genome contains:
- a CDS encoding heavy metal translocating P-type ATPase, coding for MVTEKYKISGMTCAACSSSVEKVTRKMEGVQESNVNLTTGIMTITYDDTFLEDSKIISKVERAGFGAEKYVEKTKKERAGDAEDMELAIRKTRHRLIMNIILAIPLLYISMGHMVPFPMPLPKFLDMHESPLNFALAQLVLTTWILINGRKFYTVGFKSFFKGHPNMDSLVALGTGSAFLYSLVMTFRIPYDMDAVHNLYFESAAIVVTLVMVGKYMEGRSKGKTTEAIRKLMELAPDTAIVIRDGEHREVPVEEVKTGELVLVRPGSRIPLDGIVAEGHTTVDESMLTGESIPVEKAPGEEIIGGSVNYQGAVTVQVTRVGADTTLAKIVRLMEDAQGKKAPISKLADVVAGYFVPAVMAIAVIASIVWILLGYELTFVLTIFVSVLVIACPCALGLATPTAIMVGTGLGASHGILIKSGEALEMSHKADTVVLDKTGTVTEGRPKVIEVRAEKMSQEELLKIAASCEQVSEHPLGQAIVEEAKARNIKLEKVEEFQSITGQGIRAMVDGKLYFIGNKRLCEEQKISLGVYEKAAGEFADKGQTPMFLAEGVKEGEMEAAGVISVADPVKPTSREAIAHMQKQGLQVYILTGDNKRTAEYIAKQVGADQVIAEVMPGDKAGVVERLQEEGKCVMMVGDGINDAPALVQADIGVAVGSGSDIALDSSDIVLMKSDLNDVDKTIRLSRATIRNIKQNLFWAFFYNSCGLFLAAGVLYSITGTLLSPMFAGLAMSLSSVSVVGNALRLRNLKL